The Macaca fascicularis isolate 582-1 chromosome 14, T2T-MFA8v1.1 genome contains the following window.
CAATGGATTTTCACTCAATTTCATAATTAGCTGCAAGATAGCATATATATCTGCCAAATAAAAAGACTGCATTTGTAGTTCCATATGCTGAATTGACCAGGCATTGTAAAGTCACAAGATGAGACAGTCTAAAGTCAGATAAGTTCACAGGCAGAAATCGGGTTCTTCTAAATATAATGATTCAAAAAGACCTCCTGTAGTCTGAATTTGACCACAGAAATACATAGGAAGGTCCTTGAGCAGCCTCTTGGGTACTAAGAGCACATGTCCTTAAAAGGTTGCCAAAAGAAATTCACTTAGTCATTCAAgatgcatttattgagcacctactacataccAGGCACTAGTAACACAGATGAAGAGCACATTGATAAAGCTTAATTCAGATTGgtctttaaaatgctttctacCTGGCCCCTGGGACCATTGTATCTTCTGAAGTCATCATAGTAGGTAAGGGAGaaattttgccttaaaaaaatGTACCCGGttacagtgatttaaaaaaaacacacgcacacacacacaactaacaTTTGTGGGGTCTAATGCAATAGTGGGGAAAAGACAGGATTTGGAGTAAGAAAATCCAGTTGTAGGCCTAttacttaatagctgtgtgaccttcagttAAATTTCACTTGTCTGGCCTAACTCTTAACTGGTAAAGTGATAATTGGCCTACAGTTGTAGCATATTAGAGCCGAAAGGAACAGAGGTCATCCAGTCCTGTGCTTTTTGAAGTTCTTCATTCAGACAAAAGTATTATGTAGCAGTCCCAGTGTGAAACTGATGAACCAGAGTCAGTTTGACAGCCCCTGAGCATCACTTACTCCCTTCCGTCCCCCACCCTAAAGTATTCATGAGGGGATTCACAGAACACCCTGAAAGCCACTTGTCTAGTCCAAACCCTCACTTTCTAGGTGAAGAAACCAAGACTCAGAATAGGAGTggctgctttgggaggccaaggtgggcagatcatgaggtcaggagatcgagaccatcttggctaacacggtgaaaccccatctctactaaaaatacaaaaaattagccaggcgtggtggcgggcgcctgtagtcccagctactcgggaggctgaggcaggagaatggcgtgaacccaggaggcggagcttgcagtgagccaagaccacgccactgcactccagcctgggcaacagagcgagacttcaactcaaaaaaaaaaaagaataggagtgGCTGTTTTCATGAGTACATTTGGCTTCCAACTAGAAATGGGGGAAGAGGGCTAAATAAAACGGTTTAAGAAATTcactaaaaacagaaattatcaaGAAGGAAGTCTTCCATCTTAACTCCCTCAAAGTAGCCCTTTTATGAAATGGAGCTTTGAAACTGATTGTGTTTAAGGCAGCCAGCCATCCAGAGGCTGAAATGAACAACTACCAATAAGCCTACTTGGGCCAATGGAGAAAAGTATGGCAGAAAACCTCACAGACCTCATGTTACTTGGCATCTGACCATGGAAAATCCTGGCCCCAACAGTTCAGGCACTGGCAGTTTCAAGAGAAATAATTGGAAAATTGGGAACAAGTATAGACAAGTGCTCAGCTCCCAGATCCCCAAGGAGAAGTCACCATCTTGTTACTCAGAAATACAAGTGAGCATGTTAAATCTTAAAGTGAGCAGTGCCACCAAAATCACCAGTTTAAAATTTCTTCAGAGGCATCCTCTTAACAGAGGAAAGTCCTAGTTTAGAATCTTGACCACTATTAGCCACAGCAGACTTGAAATTGAACCAAAAAGTTAAAATGCATGTCAAATGCTGGACCTATTTGGTCAAGGCAGTGATCTCTTCCGATTTCATAGCATCAGACAGGAAGCTGAGCTCATTGCATAAGGTCTCATATCGGAATGCCATCCGGATCTGAGCCACATTTGTCTTTCGAATATCATTTCCTTCAGGTCCttctttataataattttgtcCCAGAAACTTTTGCTTTTCCTGTGTaacaagagaaatacaaatgaaacgaTGTACTTTTGATTCACTTTCTATAGCCATGTAGGCAGCTTTGACATCAGTCACAGCAAATCAGACTAGTCCCCCTGAAGCAGATCTTTAGTCAGGACATCTTATCCCCACAGAACTCATAAAATTCCTTCTGGCCTCTGTGTCCTCAAGGATGTCACCCTGACAACCTCAGTCATCCTCAGACAACCCTTCATTCCTGGCTGTGCTTTCCTTGATCAGAGAGGAAAGATAAGGTCTGCAGCAGCTGCTGGGGATGGGAAAGGCAAGGGGAAGGAGGTAAGACTAATTAAGAAGTCCCTcctggctggacgtggtggctcacacctgtaatcccaacactttgggaggctgaggcaggcagatcacgaggtcgggagattaagaccatcctggctaacatggtgaaaccccatctctacaaaaaatacaaaaaatcagctgagcatggtagcaggtgcctgtagtcccagctactcgggaggctgaggcaggagaatggcgtgaacccgggaggcggagcttgcagtgagccgagatcgcaccactgcactccagcctgggtgacagagtgagactccgtctcaaaaaaaaaaaaagaagtccctcCTGAGAGCTGACAAGGACAGACAATGTTTCTGGGGAGGGCCAATCCAAGGCACCACACTGCACATGAAAAGAATCTTAAGCCTTTAACTCTGCTGCATCATCATCTGACAAGCACAGGCCCTAATGCAACCTCTCCCTAACCAGTGACATCACCCAGGGAGGTGTCGGGGGACCTAAGATACATCAGAACATGGGTCTCAGTGCTAGCTCCACATCAGAATTACTTACggggcttttttaaaaatgacgaTGTCTAGGTCCCATAGTCTAGATTTTTATTCAGTCTAGATACTGTTCATCTATTCAAGAAATATTGAatgcctgctatgtgccagggactATCTAGGGCTCAGGGATATAATTCTGAACAAGCTTCTGCTctcacagagcttacattctagagggaaagacagaaaaacacaTAACTAAATATCTGCAGGAATAAATGGTATGGAGAAAAACAGATTAAGGGGATAGAGAATAATAGCAAGTGTGTGACTACTTTAGAACGGGcaatcagggaaggcctctccaAGGAGGCGTAGAGGTCTGAGAAGGGTGAGGAAGCAACTATGAAAACGCAGGAGGCTGCCACGTTTTCTCTCCCTGTGCCTGAGTGTCTCAGAGGCCCTGCCTGCTGTGTTCATCACAGATCCCCAGTGCCTGGAAGgctcctggcacacagcaggcagccTTCCCAGGAGGGACACAGGCAGCACCGTCACACTCCATACCTGATGCGAGAGGCCGCTCTGCAGCACGCTGTTCCTGGCAATCTCACACAGGTCGCAGGTGCTCAGCTTCCACACTTGAGCTGCAATGGCATATTCTTCCATAAGTGCTTCCTAGACCCCCCAACAAAGCATGTGGATTAGACAGGAGGATTTCCATGTCAATCGTTCACACATGTCCGAAGCTAACAACATCAGACACTGCAGGTTTAACTTTTCCTCACCGAATGACACCTGGATCATCAAACATCACACCTTCAACACCTAAGatcttttcttctgtgaaatcatgggTTGTCAAAGAGAAATCTGAACTCACGCCTCCACATTTGTTCATTGACCAGCACTGAGAGCTCATGTTGAAGCCCTGTGCCAGTCATCAGGGATGGCAGTCTCTGCTGTCCTGTGACAAGCCTCTAGTCATACCACTTTTAGCACTTGCCCTCTAGCTTTTCTTTCTAACACACTATTTTCTCAAGTTCgccatagatagatagatagatagatagatagatagatagatagatagatagatagagtacTAAAAGCAGAGATagaacatcaaaaaaaaaaaaagagagagaagtgatCATAGGATAAGCGGTAAAATGGTGTAATCCCAGAAGGATCTGGGTTTGAGCTGTGGTTTTGCTTCCCTTCTGGGATGTGAAGTGTCTATTCATCACAAACCCTCTGTGACCCCTTCCCCGCCCCACTGCCGCTGTAGCCTACAGCAATGGTTCTCGAAGTACAGGTCAAGGATCCCTGAGGGTCCTAAGACTTTTTGAAAGGTCTTCTCTTTTCCAATTATGTATTTTCATGAGGCaagatttctatttttacatattttgattaaaaacaaattgaaTGCAAAAGTGGCTAGGAGAGTCCTGCTGACTTCCATTAAGACATTAAAGAGGCTTAAAAATGCAACACAAAGGCAGGGGAAACTtacttttcaggaaaaaaaaattgttattatgtAACATTTCATTGGTTTATTGATGTggtttttaaatgagataataaatatttttaaatttcttattcatttctAACATGGTAAATATCAGTAGatataacccacataaacaaCAGGTATTTGAAAGCTTCAATTCTTAAGAGTATAAAGGGGTCTAGAGACCAAGAGGTTGGAGAACCTCTGTCCTGAAAGACTCTGGTGCTTCTGTTTTTGTTAAGCAATGGCTGGTCTTGTCAACACTATCAAAACATGCTGGGTGCACTTGCGGCTGGTACCTATGCATGACACCACTTTtaccttcctcttttcttttcccagagaCCCAAAGTGTAGAAATTATAATAGCATTGACTTAAAAGGTAGCAACTATTTTGAATATATGCAAACACTATATTAAATCCTTTGATTCATTATCTTCATGAATCCTCACAGGGTAGGGATAGAGAcaattttatctccattttacagatgaagagaaacTTGATCCAGAGGTCTAATAACTTTaccaaggtcacagagctcaCAAAtgtcaaagaaaggaaaaatagaggaAGGCAAAGATACTAAATTGTGCCTTTGAGGGTTCAAGAACCCCAAAGAAAGGGCTCCTGGAAGGCAAAATTTTCCCCCAACAGTGGCTTCCTTTTTGCCTTCACTGGGCCACCAGCCCCACCCCAAAAGCAGAACTGAGCCAAGGGCTCGGGTCCCTAAAATGGGAAGACAGGCTAGGACTGGTGCCTACTGAGGCACTACTGTCCTCACCCCAAAGTCCTCACCTTTGTGTAGTGGAACTGCATAGGGTCATCGGTGGAAAGAGAAACGTGCAGTCCCTTGTGCAGGAATTCCCTCAGAGGGTTCTTGGAATATTCGAGGAACAAACTGTTATTGCTAAGAGGAGACATAGCAATGGGGATCTGAGCAAGGTAGTAGAGATACTGCAATACCGGACTCTGCAAAAGAACCACCAAACTCATGTGACAAGTGccagagaggggagaagggaaaagggaagggagaaagggagggaagaagcaTTCACCAGTGGAAACCAGGGGTCTGAACAGTGTCTGCCCAAGTCCTCAACCCGAGTTCCTGGAAGCAAGGACACTCAGACCCactctccctcttccccactgTTCATCTCGTTCCTGCATTGCATGCCAGCCCTCCCTGGTGCCTCTACCTATTTTTGGAAGCGCTCACTCTTGCTCTAAACTGGAGGCAAGGCTCAGGGCAGGAAGGGCAGCCCACTCCAGCCTATACCTTCAGCTCCTTGCCTCTAGGCATGGACCTAGTCTAGAAGATGCCCCACTTTAGTTGTTTTGTTGCTTTGACTGCAAACAGCCAGGCTGAGACTATAAACACTCCAGCTCCCGGGAGATGATCCCTGGAGGGATGGGAAGGGCGGACCTGCCCAGGACAGAGTGGTGTTCTACCGTAGCACCCACCCTACCCAAACACGTGACCCATGGTTACACCTCACCGGCATCAGGGAAAGGGAGCATTTTGATCAAACATCGTGCCAGTGGAAGGTGATCCAAAATATGGAGAAGACTGCATGCACAGAGCTCAAGGGTACACCAGTGAAAAGGTGGATGGACTCTGTGTCCAACTAGTGTGGACTGGTTGAGTCAATTACAGATAAAGTGGCAGACCCTTCATCCTACAACAGCCTTTGGAAGGAAAAGCATagggcttagcgaaaggcttcttgaggggaaagctgtaactctgtgagatagacATTATGTTGCAGCGTCAAAAAATGCTTGTCGTACAACAATAAGGGACAAGGCAGGAACTAAATTCTGTGTTCATTATgataataaacacattaaaaatatgctGTGGATAAAAGATGGAAATTAGATATACTAAAAAGCTAATAATGGCTATTTCTATTAAAGTAATAGCAACGAGGGCtggctttttttcatttctccagtTTCTGGAAAATCGAAATTGCAATGAGTTTGATTACATTACtctcataattaaaaataaaaccaagataAGGACAGACATCCCAGCCCAGAAGAGGGCCCAGCCTTCTGGCCTCACTGGCCGAGCCTCCCAGAAGCCCAAGGCAGGGCAGTCACTCAGGGCAGACTCCCGGGAGTGGCCTGTTTACCTTCTTAAGGAGCAGCCCATGGGAAATGTTGTCAGCAGTGAGGAAGGCAGACACCAGGTGGGTGATGGAGCCGGCCTCCCCACAGTGCGGCCGGAACAGGAACGTGCTCAGGCCGCGCTCCCTGTAAGAGAAGGGGCCCCGAATCAGGAAGGCCCCCCCAGTTGGCTCTGCCTGGGGCCTGCAGCCTCAGCTCAGGGTCAGCTCCAGGGGGAATGACCACCTACGGTCAGCTGTGCTGACCCAGTGCACCCTGGAAACTACCTCTCCTAAAATGCAGAGGCCCAGGCCCCAGGACCCCTTAGAAGCAAGAAGCATCACCTCTACCGGCAGAGAGTGGGCCTCGCGGTAGAAAGGGACCCTGCTGTGCCCTCCAGCCACTCTCCTGTCTTCCTCTCCTGGCCTTGTGTCCCGCATTCGCAGAACTCCAGGGCAGGGAAGGCCATGAGAAACCATGGAGTCTGACCTCTGTGTTATGGAAATGAGCAAACCAAGGCCCGGAGAGTGAAGTCTATGCTCCATGCCACTGAACAGGTCAGTGGCAAAGCCAGAACCAGAGCCCCAATCTCCAAAAGCTCAGCCCAGGACTGCCTCCACCCTGCCAGGCCATTTCTTTCAGTCAGGACCCCATTCAAAACCTCCACACCCAGCAACTAGCACCAGTTTAGGCTGAGCTAGAGAGGCCCCAGGGCCCAGCAGGGGAAAGTGGAATGCAAGACTTGTAGGGAAGGGAATGGCTTGGTGTCCTGCTGCCCTGGGTAGCTAACTCCTGGCCAAATGTGCCTCGTCTGTGTGCATATTGGTGGGAGCCTCTGCCTGTAAGACCTCTGCCTGTAAGGGCGTGCATGGATTTAGTCTGTTTTTTTCCCTGTTATTTGTCCAGTGCCCAGGGTAGTGCCTATCGCATGCCAGTGATTTGCTGAACGAAAATATGCACATGTGGATATTGTTGGTGTGGCAGTAAGTGAACACGCATGTGTGTGATAGCATGTCCTATGCTTCTGTTATCTCAGGGATGTACAGGTACACACGGAGTGTGCACTggtgtgtgtacatataaacGTGTAGACACGTGTGGACTGTGGCTGCATTGCATACTGTACATGACATATGTCTGTACTGGTATGTGTGTTATGGTGGgcatgtttgcatgtgtgtgatCATGTGGAGACACGCCTCATATAGCAGGCTGGAAAGTGCTGTGTGTTTTGAGGTATGTGGGCACATGGACACGCGTGTTGGTTCAGgtgcacatggacacaaggatcacatgcatgagtgtgtgcatgtgtgcacatgctaACACATGAACCCAAGCGTGTGCGAGGGCAGGCCTCACGCACCTGCGGAGGTTGTTGAGCACCATGATGTTGGCATACATGTAGTACAGGTAGTAGCTGTAGGGTGGGTTCTGCTCGCTGGTCCAGACATCCGGGCTCGGGCTCTTGTCAGAAAACATGTGGTCGCTGTGCTTGGACTCATCATCCACGCTGTCGAACCCCGTCACCTGGGCAGGAGGAGAGGTCCTGAGCACCAAGGACTCAGTCTCGGCTCAGCCTCCCGGGGCTCATAACTGCCAGAGGCCTGGGGGTCTGGGCCCCTCAGGTTCACACCTCAGCTGGGGACCCCTTAGCCTAGCTGAGGCCACATTCCTCCCAGGGATGAAAAGTGAATACAACACCAAGTTCTGCCCCTTCGGAGCATCCATAGGTACTCTGGAGGTGAGACAGGAGAGTGCCAAGCCCCTGTGTGGTGATGGTTGACAGTGGGGGAAACTGCCAAGCCAGGTAAAGGGTGAGCCAGCCATGCCCACCACCTGCCCCTCTGCTGTGCCGAGGTCAGCCTGCAGGGAGCAGCAGTCACTGCCATCAGCAGCAGCGACAAGCTGTGAGGGGGAAGGGTCCTAGTACACATCACGCATCAGGCCCTGCTCGAAGCACTTCACTCACATCAGTTAATTCATACTCAGAGCAACCGGGGAGGGAGGGCTTGGCTGccagccccattttacagttgagcaAACCAGGGCCAAGGCAACTAAGAAAGTCGCTCAAGAAACCAggttcggccaggcacagtgactcacacctgtaatcccagcactttgggaggctgaggcaggcagatcacgaggtcaggagttcaaggccagcccgcccaacatggtgaaacccagtctctactaaaaaaaaacacaaaaattagccaggcatggtggcacacatctgtaatcccagctactaggaggctgaggcagaagaattgcttgaacccaggaggtggaggttgcagtgagctgagattgcaccactgcattccagactgggtgacagagcaagactccgtctgaaaaaaaaaaattggttctgGTCTCTGGGTCTGCACTCCTTGGGGCTGTAGTTGGAGGATACGCTAGCGCATGTCCAGGTGAACCCAGGAGAAACCACCCAGCTGCCTCACAGACAGACAAGAGGGTCCTTGCTGGGCTAAGCCGTGGCTCCTGGGAGGCAGCTCTGCTCTCCGATCCCCACTGGGAGCTGCCCTCTGAGATGGGTCTGAGTAGCCTCAGGAAACCCCCACCCTTCCACTGCAGTTCTACCTTAGCTGAGACCCCTGGGGGCCCCTCCCGAGTCACTGGAGCCTTCTGGCTGATCCCAGAGGTCATCCCCAACCAAGACCACATTCATGGAGCGTGCGGGCTGTCAGCGCAGAGGGGAGGCTTGCTACCAGGCCACGGCAGTGCTTTGCAAAGGGGCCTCTGAATagcagaagggagaaagagactGTCCCTCTTAATCCACAACTGGCCCAAACTGGGGGGCTCCcagcccaggccccaggccccagccagGTCTGCCGGCTTCTCCTGTTCCTGCTGGGGGCAGCAAGGGCCCAGAGGAGCAAGGCAGCATGAGGGTCTTGGCCAGAATCTTCCGTGTCACAGAGCCCTGTGTGTCAAAGGAAATGACAGGGTCCCTGCTATGACCCTAAGCACGCCCTAGACGGGTTTGGGGGGCCAGGGAGGACCGTGAACTCTGCTCTATGCTTACTAGCCCCATACTTCACCCAAACTTTCTGGGGCCTGACATGGGGATAACTTTAGCCTCTTTTCTGAGCTCTATCCAGCTGAAGCAGGGCCTCACCACTGCatctcccacagccttgggcgcAAAATACGttgtctcctcctcctgctcctcctcctccccacacctGCTCTTCTTCCACTGCTGGCAGCAACCTTCGAACAGTGCGTCATCCATGCTCCTGCAAAGCCAGGCACCTGGGAGGCATCCTAGACTCCCCCCAATGCCTCCTTCAGTCTCTGTCCAGGTCCTGCCAGGTCTACACCCACCCCTTCTCACCAAACCCCACACTCTGTGCAGAGTCCCTGCACTGCCACACCTCAGAGACACAAACTGGTAGCTGCTGTGCACCTCACTGTTCTCACTTGGGAGGCAACATAGAATAGGGGTTCGGGGCACATCGCTGGAGTCAGCCTGCCTGGACACgcattccagctctgccacttttaGCTTTATGATCTGTTTTAATTTCCTTGTGTGTCAATTGGAGCTAGCAGCTTCACAGGGCTTTggcgaggattaaatgagataatccaggGAGAGCACTTAACACCATGTCCAACACACACCAAGCACATAATAATTCTTCTTATTGTTAACAACAAAATGGTGATAGTAATGGGGTAATTGTGAGGCTTAGGTGAGATCACATCGTGGCGTCTGACCAGGCCAGGCAGCACACACGAGTGTGAGCTGTTTCCACTGGGTCAAGCTCCCCTCCTGTCCCCAGGCAGGCCCCTGACTCTCACCCTTGCCCCCACCTCCAGCTACCTTCTCTTCTGGGCCATCTCCACACAACAGCCAGAATATGTTTGTCTAAAACATAAATTCGATGATGTCCCTCAGCTTGTCCAATCACTTTCTGGGC
Protein-coding sequences here:
- the AMPD3 gene encoding AMP deaminase 3 isoform X13, whose protein sequence is MNQKHLLRFIKHTYQTEPDRTVAEKRGQKITLRQVFDSLHMDPYDLTVDSLDVHAGRQTFHRFDKFNSKYNPVGASELRDLYLKTENYLGGEYFARMVKEVARELEESKYQYSEPRLSIYGRSPEEWPNLARWFIQHKVYSPNMRWIIQVPRIYDIFRSKKLLPNFGKMLENIFLPLFEATINPQDHRELHLFLKYVTGFDSVDDESKHSDHMFSDKSPSPDVWTSEQNPPYSYYLYYMYANIMVLNNLRRERGLSTFLFRPHCGEAGSITHLVSAFLTADNISHGLLLKKSPVLQYLYYLAQIPIAMSPLSNNSLFLEYSKNPLREFLHKGLHVSLSTDDPMQFHYTKEALMEEYAIAAQVWKLSTCDLCEIARNSVLQSGLSHQEKQKFLGQNYYKEGPEGNDIRKTNVAQIRMAFRYETLCNELSFLSDAMKSEEITALTK